The proteins below come from a single Xyrauchen texanus isolate HMW12.3.18 chromosome 1, RBS_HiC_50CHRs, whole genome shotgun sequence genomic window:
- the LOC127630190 gene encoding phospholipid scramblase 2-like — MSGPGYPSPNQPPYPMTQVGGQSMPPYPMGGYGDPGHAAPPAGFQVGYQQVPDQPVLYQPGPTSPASHQGQPYGSPAPVPLSVPAGVPPGLEYLTQIDQILIHQKVELLEAIIGFETNNQYEIKNSLGQKIYSAKEKNDCCTRNCCGALRSFDMKIKDNTDREVIRLIRPFRCASCWCPCCLQELEVQAPPGTTVGYVKQDWHPCYPKFSIQGPNKETVMKLEGPCLACNCCSDVNFELKGKDGGQSIGRISKQWSGLLKEVFTDTDNFGIQFPLDMDVKMKAVLMGACFLIDFIFFEKVGDTNQRNTVFS, encoded by the exons ATGTCAGGACCAG GTTATCCATCCCCTAACCAGCCTCCATATCCCATGACCCAGGTAGGCGGACAATCCATGCCCCCCTATCCAATGGGAGGTTACGGAGATCCTGGGCATGCTGCCCCACCTGCAGGGTTCCAAGTGGGGTACCAGCAAGTTCCAGATCAGCCAGTCTTGTATCAACCTGGTCCAACTAGTCCAGCATCTCACCAGGGCCAGCCATATGGAA GTCCTGCTCCTGTACCACTGTCGGTGCCTGCTGGAGTACCACCTGGCCTGGAGTACCTCACTCAG ATTGACCAGATCCTCATTCACCAGAAAGTGGAGTTGTTAGAGG CAATCATTGGCTTTGAGACCAACAACCAGTATGAGATCAAAAATAGCCTCGGCCAAAAGATCTACTCCGCCAAAGAAAAGAATGACTGCTGCACACGCAACTGCTGTGGTGCATTGCGCAGCTTTGATATGAAGATCAAAGATAACACGGACCGAGAGGTCATACGGCTGATCAGACCTTTCCGTTGTGCCAGCTGTTGGTGCCCCTGCTGTCTGCAAGAG CTGGAGGTACAGGCACCCCCAGGAACGACCGTAGGGTATGTGAAACAGGACTGGCACCCCTGTTATCCAAAATTCTCCATCCAGGGACCTAACAAGGAGACCGTGATGAAGCTCGAGGGGCCCTGCTTGGCATGTAACTGCTGTAGTGATGTGAACTTTGAG CTCAAAGGCAAGGATGGTGGGCAGTCTATTGGTCGAATCAGTAAGCAATGGAGCGGCCTTTTAAAGGAAGTCTTCACTGACACTGACAACTTTGGCATCCAATTCCCTCTGGACATGGATGTTAAGATGAAGGCTGTACTTATGGGCGCTTGCTTCCTCATT GATTTCATTTTCTTTGAAAAAGTTGGAGACACCAACCAGAGGAATACTGTGTTCTCTTAG